A genome region from Chromatiales bacterium includes the following:
- a CDS encoding class I SAM-dependent methyltransferase → MKELEFARKYDREHSQKYFEKHRKGLRRRLTNWRELQLARKGLVLAGNPAVVLDLPCGAGRFWPVLLEDPARRVLAADVNEGMLQSARENQPPEVVARIERIFQTSAFEIGLADASVDGILCMRLIHHITESADRMQILREFARVSRDSVVMSLWVTGNRQASRRLRQAAVRPKSAHLHTAVLEPGAIEAECRAAGFSIAGHFDVLPGLSMWRFYVLRKPAA, encoded by the coding sequence AAGTATTTCGAGAAGCACCGCAAGGGCCTTCGCCGGCGGTTGACCAACTGGCGTGAGCTGCAGCTCGCGCGCAAGGGGCTGGTGCTGGCAGGCAATCCCGCAGTGGTGCTCGATCTGCCCTGTGGCGCAGGGCGCTTCTGGCCGGTGTTGCTGGAGGACCCGGCTCGCAGGGTGCTCGCCGCGGATGTGAACGAGGGCATGTTGCAGTCGGCGCGCGAGAACCAGCCGCCGGAGGTCGTTGCGCGCATTGAGCGAATCTTTCAGACCTCTGCGTTTGAGATCGGGCTCGCCGATGCGAGTGTCGATGGCATTCTGTGCATGCGCCTGATCCATCACATTACCGAGTCGGCCGACCGCATGCAGATCCTGCGCGAGTTCGCGCGTGTGAGCCGTGATTCGGTGGTGATGTCGCTGTGGGTGACTGGCAACCGGCAGGCCAGCCGACGGCTGCGCCAGGCCGCCGTACGGCCCAAGTCTGCGCATCTGCACACTGCGGTGCTGGAGCCTGGGGCGATCGAGGCGGAGTGTCGCGCGGCCGGCTTTTCGATCGCCGGACACTTCGACGTGCTGCCCGGGTTGTCGATGTGGCGTTTTTACGTATTGCGCAAACCGGCGGCCTGA
- a CDS encoding phosphotransferase: protein MPAILEPFIDRAYFARYGIAPESLFERLWQHDSDWVEPPNKRRGGWSGVYRLHLKGHAGSPADTLYVKVQHEHYTSSFLGIGREPTLNREKRMLGNAAQAGVHVPECVFFEIRGAEALIATRELKGFVALDEIQRQFECGALSRADLRRLTNAAAQQLAILHAARIQHNKPSDQHVMANPHTGEVAIIDWEMARFGIRRGYTMLRDVGILARNTLWVSPRERASFLRRYLGIERLDARAKILFRRLAARVERKVNASEARRQRRRSAG, encoded by the coding sequence ATGCCGGCCATCCTCGAACCGTTCATCGACCGCGCGTACTTCGCCCGCTACGGGATCGCACCCGAGAGTCTGTTTGAGCGCCTGTGGCAGCACGACAGCGACTGGGTGGAGCCACCGAACAAACGCCGCGGCGGCTGGAGTGGTGTCTACCGGCTCCATCTCAAAGGTCACGCCGGCAGCCCGGCGGACACGCTCTACGTCAAGGTGCAACATGAGCATTACACCTCGTCGTTTCTGGGCATCGGCCGCGAGCCGACACTGAACCGGGAGAAGCGCATGCTGGGCAACGCCGCACAGGCCGGGGTCCATGTGCCGGAATGTGTGTTCTTCGAAATCCGCGGCGCCGAAGCATTGATTGCGACCCGGGAATTGAAAGGCTTTGTTGCGCTCGATGAAATACAGCGGCAGTTCGAGTGCGGCGCGCTTTCGCGCGCCGACCTGCGCAGGCTGACCAACGCCGCCGCGCAGCAGTTGGCGATCCTGCATGCGGCCCGCATCCAGCACAACAAGCCCAGCGATCAGCACGTCATGGCCAACCCGCACACCGGTGAGGTTGCGATCATCGACTGGGAGATGGCGCGGTTCGGGATCCGGCGCGGCTACACGATGCTGCGCGACGTCGGCATCCTCGCGCGCAACACCCTGTGGGTGTCACCGCGCGAGCGCGCGAGCTTTCTACGCCGTTATCTCGGCATCGAACGACTGGATGCCCGGGCCAAGATCCTGTTCCGCCGACTGGCGGCACGCGTCGAGCGCAAGGTCAACGCATCAGAGGCAAGACGGCAACGCCGACGTTCCGCGGGCTAG
- a CDS encoding rhomboid family intramembrane serine protease, which yields MRRRGHRIYGVSKPEEQGPHVLIIPFDRQIDWKHPPVATLLLALINILIYFGWQSGDNERLSDALDYYHESGLAGIERDAYKTYLGARGLPLPEIFPNAKAAAGADEPPLFAWSWWAIHDDDFLGAVEGGQLIRPDSAQYRRWRALREQFDGMMAGVVYREYGLKTIAVRPVELAAHMFLHADVMHLFGNLFFLIAVGFLVERTFGSVAYLLCYLLAGLGSAGFDFLLNPADRVPGIGASGAISGLMGMYAVLFWTRKIRFFYFFFVVFGFAMLPAITLLPLWIANEVYQLFVNTESNINYAAHLGGLVTGGVIAAGVRRLLPSFSLAHIDEEDDRKEFDRELDTAVALCEKLEYRSARPTLARLHARHPDDERVLYHLHQCSRMDPSSDEYHRLSQQILALPGHDPHTDAWVLETFREYIERARPLPRLGTTLVAQLAGRFTETGELDEAERLIVNLAKKLGRTEQVAALAAALGRKHMQSGDRERGGKLIAYAEKARA from the coding sequence ATGCGACGGCGCGGCCACCGGATTTACGGCGTCAGCAAGCCCGAGGAACAAGGACCACACGTGCTGATCATCCCGTTTGACCGTCAGATCGACTGGAAGCATCCGCCGGTCGCCACCCTGTTGCTGGCGCTGATCAACATCCTCATCTACTTCGGCTGGCAGTCCGGGGACAACGAGCGGCTCAGCGACGCGCTCGACTACTATCACGAATCCGGGCTGGCCGGGATCGAGCGCGACGCCTACAAGACCTATCTCGGTGCGCGCGGGCTGCCCCTGCCGGAAATCTTTCCCAATGCAAAAGCAGCCGCCGGCGCCGACGAACCCCCGCTGTTCGCGTGGAGCTGGTGGGCCATCCACGACGACGACTTTCTCGGAGCCGTTGAAGGGGGCCAGCTGATCCGGCCAGACTCCGCCCAGTATCGGCGCTGGCGGGCGCTGCGTGAACAGTTCGACGGAATGATGGCAGGAGTCGTCTACCGCGAATACGGACTCAAAACCATCGCGGTTCGACCCGTGGAACTTGCCGCACACATGTTCCTGCATGCCGATGTCATGCATCTGTTTGGCAACCTGTTCTTTCTGATTGCAGTCGGCTTTCTCGTCGAACGCACCTTCGGTTCGGTTGCGTATCTGCTGTGCTATCTGCTGGCGGGGCTGGGTTCGGCAGGCTTCGATTTCCTGCTGAATCCCGCTGACCGGGTGCCGGGCATTGGCGCCTCGGGTGCAATCTCCGGGCTCATGGGCATGTATGCCGTGCTGTTCTGGACCCGCAAGATCCGGTTTTTCTACTTTTTCTTCGTCGTGTTTGGTTTTGCGATGTTGCCGGCGATCACGCTGTTGCCGCTGTGGATCGCCAACGAGGTGTACCAGCTTTTCGTAAACACCGAATCGAACATCAATTATGCCGCGCACCTGGGCGGTCTCGTCACGGGCGGCGTCATCGCCGCGGGCGTGCGCCGGCTGCTGCCATCGTTTTCACTTGCACACATCGATGAGGAGGACGACCGCAAGGAATTCGACCGCGAACTCGACACCGCCGTGGCACTGTGTGAAAAGCTGGAATACCGCAGCGCTCGGCCGACCCTGGCGCGGCTGCATGCACGACATCCCGACGATGAACGAGTGCTCTACCACCTGCATCAGTGCAGCCGCATGGACCCTTCCAGCGACGAGTATCACCGCCTGAGTCAGCAAATCCTTGCACTGCCGGGACACGACCCCCACACCGACGCCTGGGTGCTGGAAACGTTTCGAGAATACATCGAACGTGCCAGACCGCTTCCACGTCTGGGCACCACCCTCGTCGCCCAGTTGGCCGGACGCTTCACCGAAACCGGCGAACTGGACGAGGCCGAACGCCTGATCGTGAATCTTGCGAAAAAACTGGGGCGCACCGAACAGGTCGCGGCACTGGCCGCCGCCCTCGGCCGCAAGCACATGCAAAGCGGCGATCGCGAGCGCGGTGGCAAGCTGATTGCCTATGCCGAAAAGGCGCGCGCCTGA
- a CDS encoding nuclear transport factor 2 family protein: MSESENVAILKAGYDHWNVNREQAFDSWLGLIAEDIRFRSLANGLDGMAFTTECNCKEDMLRYFQGLAADWEMLHYTIDEYVAQGDRVVAIGSCGWRHRATGKELETPKVDLVTMRDGKITDFFELYDTARAIACTTP; the protein is encoded by the coding sequence ATGAGTGAGTCCGAGAATGTCGCGATCCTGAAGGCGGGCTACGACCACTGGAATGTGAATCGCGAACAGGCCTTTGACAGCTGGCTAGGGCTGATTGCCGAAGACATCCGCTTCCGGTCGCTGGCGAATGGCCTGGACGGAATGGCATTCACCACGGAATGCAATTGCAAGGAAGACATGCTGCGATACTTCCAGGGACTTGCCGCGGACTGGGAGATGCTCCACTACACGATCGATGAGTACGTCGCGCAGGGCGATCGCGTGGTTGCCATTGGCAGTTGTGGCTGGCGCCACAGGGCGACCGGAAAGGAACTCGAAACCCCCAAGGTCGATCTTGTAACGATGCGCGACGGAAAGATAACGGATTTTTTTGAGTTGTATGACACTGCACGTGCAATTGCGTGCACGACGCCATAG
- a CDS encoding NADH-quinone oxidoreductase subunit L: MDKLVFALLLLPLAGALLTQMLAARLGRDSARFSILGGTATLGVAVVLLGLALAGVPATQLQIGSGWGVLLFDPLSSLMAFVVAGISLLVHVYSIRYMAEERGYARFFVLLDLMTAALLLMVSAGDLVTLLIAWHLIGVLLYFLLGHDVTSHTAHRYAAWTLLTYRFGDLPLLAAAALLYQAFGTWSLPDIFARLAAAPETTTLFDLPLAETVGGLVALSAFARSAQFLLHTWLPYSMSGPTPVSALMHAGIVNAGGFLINRFAPVFVATDGVLHWIFVVGLVTAVIGSMLMLAQNDIKKALGYSTMGQMGFMIMECGVGAFSLAVFHLIAHGLFKGTLFLGAGSVINEARHDDGVPKDDLYTFVVERRPAKSRQPWLLMAGVTLVVPLTILALSHWLVANDFFQKQGAVVLLFFGWVTGAQLIFSTYRMRTENVWRLMGLILFSFTVVVIGYTLISHAFDVFLYPDEAFRSGIYAAAGIDLVWFDALVILMTLVVVLGWLVTYYTEQSGVRGQRRLGTAWRHFYTVVAREFFVQNFYARLSSTLIGLAKRLNVLLRWA; the protein is encoded by the coding sequence ATGGATAAGCTGGTTTTCGCACTATTGCTGCTGCCGCTCGCCGGCGCGCTGCTTACCCAGATGCTGGCGGCACGACTCGGCCGCGACAGCGCGCGTTTCAGCATCCTGGGTGGAACGGCAACGCTGGGCGTGGCCGTCGTGCTGCTGGGGCTTGCACTCGCCGGCGTGCCCGCAACTCAGCTCCAGATCGGCTCTGGATGGGGTGTGCTGCTGTTCGATCCGCTCAGCAGCCTGATGGCGTTCGTCGTTGCAGGCATCAGCCTGCTGGTGCACGTGTATTCGATCCGGTACATGGCCGAGGAGCGCGGTTACGCGCGCTTTTTCGTGCTGCTCGATCTGATGACCGCGGCGCTGCTGCTGATGGTCAGCGCCGGGGACCTGGTCACGCTGCTGATCGCCTGGCACCTGATCGGCGTGCTGCTGTACTTCCTGCTCGGCCATGACGTCACCAGCCACACGGCGCATCGCTATGCCGCGTGGACGCTGCTGACCTATCGCTTCGGCGATCTGCCGCTGCTGGCCGCCGCTGCGCTGCTGTATCAGGCGTTCGGCACCTGGTCGCTGCCCGACATCTTTGCCCGGCTGGCTGCCGCGCCCGAAACCACGACGCTGTTTGACCTGCCATTGGCCGAGACCGTGGGCGGCCTGGTCGCATTATCGGCGTTTGCGCGTTCCGCGCAGTTCCTGCTGCACACCTGGCTGCCGTATTCCATGAGCGGGCCGACGCCGGTGTCGGCGCTGATGCATGCCGGCATCGTCAATGCCGGCGGCTTTCTCATCAATCGCTTCGCGCCGGTGTTCGTGGCGACGGATGGAGTCTTGCACTGGATCTTTGTGGTCGGCCTGGTTACCGCGGTGATTGGTTCGATGCTGATGCTCGCGCAGAACGACATCAAAAAGGCGCTGGGCTACTCGACCATGGGCCAGATGGGTTTCATGATCATGGAATGCGGCGTGGGTGCGTTTTCGCTCGCGGTTTTCCACCTCATCGCCCATGGTCTGTTCAAGGGCACGCTGTTTCTCGGCGCCGGCAGCGTCATCAACGAGGCGCGTCACGATGACGGCGTGCCCAAGGACGATCTGTACACCTTCGTGGTCGAGCGACGTCCGGCAAAAAGCCGTCAGCCGTGGCTGCTGATGGCGGGCGTCACGCTGGTCGTCCCGCTGACGATTCTCGCGCTGTCGCACTGGCTGGTCGCAAACGACTTTTTCCAGAAGCAGGGCGCCGTCGTGCTGCTGTTCTTCGGCTGGGTCACGGGCGCGCAGCTGATCTTCTCCACGTATCGCATGCGTACGGAAAACGTCTGGCGGCTGATGGGGCTGATCCTGTTTTCGTTCACGGTCGTGGTCATCGGCTACACGTTGATCAGCCACGCATTCGATGTGTTTCTGTATCCGGATGAGGCATTTCGTTCGGGCATCTATGCCGCGGCGGGGATCGACCTCGTCTGGTTCGATGCGCTCGTCATCCTGATGACGCTGGTCGTCGTGCTGGGCTGGCTGGTGACCTATTACACCGAGCAGTCCGGCGTACGCGGACAGCGACGTCTGGGTACGGCATGGCGCCATTTCTACACCGTGGTCGCGCGCGAATTTTTCGTGCAGAACTTCTATGCCCGGCTGTCGTCCACGCTGATCGGTCTGGCGAAACGCCTGAATGTGCTGCTGCGGTGGGCGTGA
- a CDS encoding DUF2309 domain-containing protein, translating to MSPVLAEKLRVRAMIYVAGRPVPFFWPMRSFIHHNPLHGFEHLPFSQAVEQGARLFHAQGFLPRAVYRRYLADGQVDRATLESGVRGFAAARGDHLPFDLADWLLAELEHHDRPVAIESALADASDVHAALNGAASPEAVEITDEALAGALERESLRARPVYEVVDCLYGTDIGTELDERVIRACLDFFDEGQSIWCMPDRGMGFFKAWLAVAGNDVRRTLDTLQADAPDGFDSDSESIIARVLTELGVHESDWQPYLTRELARLHGWAGFIRWRSDATNYHWEQQYPGDLVDYVAVRMLLSLTLLRKHAHGRLPTTVGALRESLRANPREFYLRREFHSGGLFVEMAQQLEDALSRGNRARITQVFAQYRARKRRFEAERQARSMKAFAQSAGFSDQLRGMSVEQFGALADALHAFKAHEGMIWLQAMEAHAIDDLLNGIELTLPQPRDKRPFAKAAFCIDTRSERLRRKLESIGDYETYGIAGFFGVPVSFMELGKGSENHLCPVLLTPKNLVIEMTTAGAQDAAAFSTLGKAMHDLKESVLAPFVTVEAIGLLFGFDMVGKTLMPTSYQRWRSRLDERKPLTHLIVDKLSREQADSFVRAVQRAVIVKAVEREFGIASEQITDDLVRELREAALGHQPGCPVCQAALKLDEARTNKFIDRLREGYRINQAFAQLQLERLGRIGFSLDEQVGFVTQALRSIGLTSDFSRFILLVGHGSSSENNPYESALDCGACGGSHGLVSARVLAQMANKPEVRRRLREKGIDIPDDAWFVPGLHNTTTDEIALHDLELLPPSHLMYLDRLRNGLTSASRLCAQERLPSLDRNARGLDPASAYRSARRNAMDWSQVRPEWGLSRNAYFIIGPRVLTQHKTLDGRAFLHSYDYRVDRKRRLLENILTGPLVVGQWINMEHYFSTVDNERFGSGSKVYHNVAGHFGVMTGNLSDLRTGLPAQTVLDQGRPFHQPMRLITVIEAPFEHALKAVEGVAVIKRLVRNGWIRLLIADPETSIVHLYEDAGWRQCTGADAAAIAADVAVTQESASP from the coding sequence ATGAGCCCGGTACTTGCCGAGAAGCTGCGCGTTCGCGCCATGATCTACGTCGCGGGCAGACCGGTGCCGTTTTTCTGGCCCATGCGCTCGTTCATCCATCACAACCCGCTGCACGGGTTCGAGCATCTGCCGTTCAGTCAGGCGGTCGAGCAGGGCGCGCGGCTGTTCCATGCGCAGGGGTTCCTTCCGCGCGCGGTCTACCGTCGCTATCTCGCCGATGGCCAGGTTGACCGGGCGACGCTGGAATCCGGAGTCCGCGGTTTTGCCGCCGCGCGGGGCGACCATCTGCCGTTTGATCTCGCCGACTGGCTGCTCGCCGAGCTGGAGCACCATGATCGGCCGGTTGCGATAGAGTCCGCGCTTGCCGACGCCTCGGACGTGCATGCGGCGCTGAACGGCGCTGCGTCACCGGAGGCGGTTGAAATCACCGATGAAGCGCTGGCCGGCGCGCTGGAACGCGAATCGCTGCGCGCCCGGCCCGTCTACGAAGTCGTCGACTGCCTCTATGGTACGGACATCGGTACGGAACTCGATGAACGCGTCATCCGCGCCTGTCTCGACTTCTTCGACGAAGGGCAGTCGATCTGGTGCATGCCGGATCGCGGCATGGGCTTTTTCAAGGCCTGGCTGGCGGTCGCCGGCAATGATGTGCGGAGAACGCTTGATACGCTGCAAGCGGACGCACCGGACGGATTCGATTCCGATTCCGAGAGCATCATTGCGCGGGTGCTGACCGAACTTGGCGTCCACGAAAGCGACTGGCAGCCGTATCTCACGCGGGAACTCGCGCGTCTGCATGGCTGGGCCGGTTTCATACGCTGGCGTTCGGATGCCACCAACTATCACTGGGAGCAGCAATACCCGGGCGACCTGGTCGACTATGTTGCGGTGCGGATGTTGCTCTCGCTCACCCTGCTGCGCAAGCACGCACACGGCAGGCTGCCGACGACCGTCGGCGCGCTGCGCGAGTCGCTCAGGGCCAATCCGCGGGAATTCTATCTGCGCCGTGAATTCCATTCCGGTGGCCTGTTCGTCGAAATGGCGCAGCAACTCGAAGACGCGCTGTCACGCGGTAACCGTGCCCGTATCACGCAGGTGTTCGCGCAATACCGTGCGCGCAAACGACGCTTCGAAGCGGAACGCCAGGCGCGCAGCATGAAGGCGTTCGCACAATCCGCCGGTTTCTCCGACCAGCTTCGCGGCATGTCGGTTGAACAGTTTGGTGCGCTGGCCGACGCCCTGCATGCCTTCAAGGCCCACGAGGGCATGATCTGGCTTCAGGCCATGGAGGCGCATGCCATCGACGATCTGCTCAACGGCATTGAGCTCACCCTGCCGCAGCCGCGGGACAAGCGGCCGTTCGCGAAAGCGGCGTTCTGTATCGATACGCGCTCCGAACGCCTGCGCCGCAAACTCGAGTCCATTGGTGACTATGAAACCTATGGAATCGCCGGATTCTTCGGTGTTCCCGTGAGTTTCATGGAACTCGGCAAGGGCAGTGAAAACCACCTCTGTCCGGTTCTGCTCACCCCGAAGAACCTGGTCATCGAGATGACCACGGCCGGCGCGCAGGACGCGGCGGCGTTTTCCACGCTCGGCAAGGCCATGCACGACCTCAAGGAATCCGTGCTTGCGCCGTTTGTCACGGTGGAGGCCATCGGTTTGCTGTTCGGATTTGACATGGTCGGCAAGACACTGATGCCGACGAGCTATCAGCGCTGGCGCTCGCGACTCGACGAGCGCAAGCCGCTGACGCATCTCATCGTCGACAAGCTCAGTCGCGAGCAGGCGGATTCGTTCGTTCGCGCGGTGCAGCGTGCCGTGATCGTAAAGGCGGTGGAACGGGAGTTTGGCATCGCATCCGAGCAGATCACCGACGATCTGGTTCGTGAACTGCGCGAGGCGGCCCTCGGCCATCAGCCGGGTTGCCCGGTCTGTCAGGCGGCGCTGAAACTGGATGAGGCACGAACGAACAAATTCATCGACCGGCTGCGTGAGGGCTACCGGATCAACCAGGCCTTTGCGCAGTTGCAACTGGAACGTCTGGGGCGAATCGGGTTTTCGCTCGACGAACAGGTCGGCTTTGTGACACAGGCACTGCGCTCGATCGGTCTGACCAGCGATTTCTCGCGTTTCATCTTGCTGGTCGGGCACGGCAGCAGTTCCGAGAACAACCCCTACGAGTCCGCGCTGGATTGCGGTGCGTGCGGTGGCAGTCATGGCCTGGTCAGCGCGCGCGTGCTTGCGCAGATGGCGAACAAGCCCGAGGTGCGCCGTCGCCTGCGCGAGAAGGGGATCGACATTCCGGACGATGCATGGTTCGTGCCGGGCCTGCACAACACGACGACCGATGAAATCGCGCTGCACGATCTGGAGCTGTTGCCGCCATCGCACCTGATGTATCTCGATCGTCTGCGCAACGGACTGACCTCGGCGTCGCGCCTGTGCGCGCAGGAACGCCTGCCCAGTCTCGACCGGAACGCGCGTGGTCTCGACCCCGCCAGTGCCTACCGCAGCGCGCGGCGCAACGCCATGGACTGGTCGCAGGTGCGCCCGGAGTGGGGCCTGTCGCGCAACGCCTATTTTATCATCGGGCCGCGGGTGCTTACCCAGCACAAGACGCTCGACGGCCGTGCATTTCTGCACTCGTACGACTATCGCGTCGATCGCAAGCGCCGCCTGCTGGAGAACATCCTGACCGGTCCGCTGGTCGTCGGCCAGTGGATCAACATGGAGCACTACTTCTCCACCGTCGACAACGAGCGTTTCGGCAGTGGCAGCAAGGTCTATCACAACGTCGCCGGACATTTCGGCGTGATGACCGGCAACCTCAGCGATCTGCGCACCGGCCTGCCGGCGCAGACGGTGCTGGACCAGGGCAGGCCGTTCCACCAGCCGATGCGGCTGATCACCGTGATCGAGGCGCCGTTCGAACACGCCCTGAAGGCGGTCGAGGGTGTTGCCGTGATCAAGCGTCTGGTGCGCAACGGCTGGATTCGTCTGCTGATCGCCGACCCCGAAACCTCCATCGTTCATCTCTACGAGGACGCCGGCTGGCGCCAGTGCACGGGTGCTGACGCAGCCGCAATCGCCGCCGACGTCGCTGTCACACAGGAGTCAGCCAGCCCATGA
- a CDS encoding P-II family nitrogen regulator — translation MKNLNFSQLKKLEIILGGEHRGFATDLLDRAGVKGYTIVNNLSGKGSHGFHEGHLMFNEDDVLIMIIAAVPEELVNPILQGFAPFYNEHSGVVFISDIQVTRLVKFRGG, via the coding sequence ATGAAAAACCTGAATTTCAGCCAGCTGAAGAAGCTCGAGATCATCCTCGGCGGCGAGCATCGCGGGTTCGCCACGGATCTGCTGGACCGCGCCGGGGTCAAGGGCTACACGATCGTGAACAACCTGTCCGGCAAGGGCAGCCACGGTTTTCACGAAGGGCATCTGATGTTCAACGAGGACGACGTCCTGATCATGATCATCGCGGCGGTGCCCGAAGAACTCGTCAACCCGATCCTGCAGGGCTTCGCGCCGTTCTACAACGAACACTCCGGCGTGGTGTTCATCTCGGATATCCAGGTCACACGCCTGGTGAAATTCCGCGGCGGCTGA
- a CDS encoding form I ribulose bisphosphate carboxylase large subunit has protein sequence MASKAYDAGVKEYREMYWTPDYVPLDTDLLACFKVTGQPGVPREEVAAAVAAESSTGTWSTVWSELLTDLEYYKGRAYRIEDVPGDNESFYAFVAYPIDLFEEGSVVNVLTSLVGNVFGFKALRHLRLEDIRFPIAYIKTCGGPPNGIQVERDKLNKYGRPLLGCTIKPKLGLSAKNYGRAVYECLRGGLDLTKDDENINSQPFMRWRDRFEFVGEAIQKAQVETGERKGHYLNVTAPDPEQMYERAEFAKEVGCPIIMHDFLTGGFTANTGLAKWCRKNGMLLHIHRAMHAVIDRHPKHGIHFRVLAKCLRLSGGDHLHTGTVVGKLEGDRQSTLGFVDQLRESFVPEDRSRGVFFDQDWGSMPGVFAVASGGIHVWHMPALVTIFGDDSCLQFGGGTQGHPWGNAAGAAANRVALEASVKARNEGREIEKEARDILTEAARNSPELAIAMETWKEIKFEFDTVDKLDVG, from the coding sequence ATGGCATCGAAAGCGTATGACGCGGGCGTAAAAGAGTACCGCGAAATGTATTGGACGCCGGACTATGTCCCGCTCGATACGGACCTGCTTGCCTGCTTCAAGGTGACCGGCCAGCCCGGTGTGCCGCGCGAAGAGGTCGCCGCTGCGGTGGCAGCCGAATCCTCGACCGGCACCTGGTCGACGGTGTGGTCGGAACTGCTGACCGATCTCGAGTACTACAAGGGACGCGCCTACCGCATCGAGGATGTGCCGGGCGACAACGAGTCGTTCTATGCGTTCGTTGCGTACCCGATCGACCTGTTCGAGGAAGGCTCCGTGGTGAACGTGCTGACCTCGCTGGTCGGCAACGTGTTTGGCTTCAAGGCCCTGCGTCATCTGCGTCTGGAAGACATCCGCTTCCCGATTGCCTACATCAAGACCTGCGGTGGTCCGCCGAACGGCATCCAGGTGGAGCGCGACAAGCTGAACAAGTACGGCCGTCCGCTGCTGGGCTGCACCATCAAGCCGAAGCTGGGGCTGTCGGCGAAGAACTATGGCCGTGCCGTGTACGAATGTCTGCGCGGCGGTCTGGACCTGACCAAGGACGACGAGAACATCAACTCGCAGCCGTTCATGCGCTGGCGCGATCGTTTCGAGTTCGTCGGCGAGGCCATCCAGAAGGCGCAGGTCGAGACCGGTGAGCGCAAGGGTCACTACCTGAACGTCACCGCGCCGGACCCGGAACAGATGTACGAGCGCGCCGAGTTCGCGAAGGAGGTCGGTTGCCCGATCATCATGCACGACTTCCTGACCGGCGGTTTCACCGCGAATACCGGTCTGGCGAAGTGGTGCCGCAAGAACGGCATGCTGCTGCACATCCACCGCGCCATGCATGCGGTCATCGACCGTCATCCGAAGCACGGCATCCACTTCCGCGTGCTCGCGAAGTGTCTGCGTCTTTCCGGCGGCGATCATCTGCACACCGGCACCGTGGTTGGCAAGCTGGAAGGCGACCGGCAGTCGACGCTCGGTTTCGTTGATCAGCTGCGTGAATCGTTCGTGCCGGAAGACCGCTCGCGTGGCGTGTTCTTCGATCAGGACTGGGGCTCGATGCCCGGCGTGTTCGCCGTCGCCTCCGGTGGTATCCACGTCTGGCACATGCCGGCGCTGGTGACGATCTTCGGCGACGACTCCTGCCTGCAGTTCGGTGGCGGCACCCAGGGTCACCCGTGGGGCAACGCGGCCGGTGCCGCGGCCAACCGCGTGGCGCTCGAGGCCTCCGTCAAGGCCCGCAACGAGGGTCGCGAGATCGAGAAGGAAGCACGCGACATCCTCACCGAGGCGGCGCGCAACAGCCCTGAGCTGGCGATCGCGATGGAAACCTGGAAAGAGATCAAGTTCGAGTTCGACACGGTGGACAAGCTCGACGTCGGCTGA
- a CDS encoding ribulose bisphosphate carboxylase small subunit: protein MPKSQMGDFQTAQTLETFGFLPKLSQDEVLDQIAYLIAQGWTPAIEHEHPSRSFNHYWTMWKLPFFGEKDLGNVVAELESCHRAYPDHHIRLLGYDNYTQSQGVAFVVYEGRG, encoded by the coding sequence ATGCCTAAATCACAGATGGGTGATTTCCAGACCGCGCAGACGCTGGAAACCTTTGGCTTTCTGCCGAAGCTCTCGCAGGATGAAGTACTCGATCAGATCGCATACCTGATCGCGCAGGGCTGGACGCCGGCGATCGAGCACGAGCATCCGAGCCGTTCGTTCAACCACTACTGGACCATGTGGAAGCTGCCGTTTTTCGGCGAGAAGGACCTCGGCAACGTCGTTGCCGAGCTGGAATCCTGCCACCGCGCCTATCCGGACCACCACATCCGGTTGCTGGGCTACGACAACTACACCCAGAGCCAGGGTGTCGCGTTCGTGGTCTACGAAGGCCGCGGGTAA